The Blattabacterium cuenoti genomic interval GTTATAGTTTCTGGAGGACTATCTAAATAATAATATCCTTTTTGTTCATCTAATATTTTTTGCAAAATATAAGCTGAAGCTCCACCAGGAACATCTTCATCTACAATTAACAATCTGTTAGTTTTTTTTAAACTTTTTACAATATTTTTTTTGTAATCAAAAGGTAACAAAGATTGGACATCAATTATTTCTACATAAATATTCATTTTATCCAATTCTTCTGCAGCTTCATTTACAATCCTCCAAGTAGATCCATATGTTACAATAGTAACATCTTTTCCATTTCTAGTAACTTCTATAACTCCAATAGGAGTTTTGAAAATTCCTAAATTATAAGGTAACTTTTCTTTTATTCTATATCCATTTAAACATTCAATTACTAAAGCAGGATCATCTGATGATAATAAAGTGTTATAAAATCCAGCAGCTTTTACCATATTTCTTGGTACAAGAATTAATATACCTCTTAAATAATTAAGTATTCCTCCCATTGGTGAACCAGAATGCCATATTCCCTCTAAACGATGTCCTCTTGTCCTAATAATAACAGGAGCTTTTTGTCCTCCTTTTGTTCTGTAATGTAAACAAGCAAGATCATCACTCATAATTTGTAAAGCATATAATATATAATCAATATATTGAATTTCTACTATAGGGCGTAGTCCTCTCATAGCCAGCCCAATGGCTTGCCCAATAATAGTAGATTCTCTAATTCCAGTATCAAAAATTCTAATTTTTCCATATTTTTTCTGTAAACCTTCTAATCCTTGATTAACATCACCCATTTTACCTACATCTTCTCCAAAAATAATAAGATCAGGATACATTTCTAACAATTTATCAAAATTTTCTCTCAATATTACTCTTCCATCAACAAAAATATTATCTTTTAAATTGTATAAAGGAAAAATTTCTTTAACTTTTTTATGTGAATTTCTTGAAATACTGTATAAATGAGAAGAATAATCTTCTTGCTCTTTATTATATTTTTTTTCAATCCACTTTTTTAAAAATTCTTTATGTTTACTTTTTACTTTATATGATAGATATAGAAATTTTCTTACCATAGAGAATATTGATCTTTTTGTATAAAAATTAGTATAATTATTTAGTTTATTAATATTATTTTTTATATGTACTTTAATCCATTTTTTTCCATAATCTAAACAAGAATTATTAATTTTTTGAAAAATATATAACACTTCTTGTCTTATTTTATTAATAGGTTTTTTAAAATCTTCCCAAGCTTTATTTTGTTCATTTTTAACGTATTCTTTAGCTTCAAAATCTATTTTATCTAAACAACAAACAGTAGCTATTTTAAATTTTTTATCTTTTTCATATTCAAAATTTAAAATCCAGTTTCTAAATTTTTTTATTCCATCGTTTTTAATTTCCCATTCTAAACGAATTTTTGATTTATATCTTTCATGAGAAGAAGATGTTGAATGCCCTTGTGGTTGAGTTAATTTAGTTATATGTATAATTACCGGAACATGTTCATAACGAGCTATTTTTTCTGCTAACATATACTTTTGTATAAGTGTTATGTAATCTGATCCATTTACTTCAATAATTTCAATTCCCTTTTCACTTTTATTTCTATGAAATCCATACAATAGATCGCTAATATTTTTTTTGGGAAACTGATATTTATTAGGAACTGATATTCCATATTCATCATCCCAAATAGAAATAATAATTGGAATTTGTAAAACTGCAGCAGCATTTAAAGTTTCCCAAAATAAACCTTCAGAAATACTTGCATTTCCAATAGTTCCAAATGCTATTTCATTTCCATTATTAGAGAATTTTTTATGTGTAATATTTAAATTATTTAATTGTTTATAAATTTTTGAAGCTTGAGCTAATCCTAATAATCTTGGCATTTGAGCAGCAGTAGAAGAAATATCAGCACTAGAATTTTTACATTTTACAAGTTCTTTCCAACTTCCATCTTTGTTTAGGAATCTAGTGCCAAAATGAGATGTCATCATTCTTCCAGAAGAAGTAGGTTCTTCTTTTAAGTTTGAATTAGCATATAATTGTGAAAAAAAATTTTTTACAGTTAAAACACCTATAGCCATCATAAAAGTCTGATCTCTATAATATCCAGATCTTATATCTCCATTTTTAAACACTTTTGCCATAGCTAATTGTGGAATTTCTTTACCATCTCCAAATATTCCAAATTTAGCTTTTCCGTTTAAAACTTCTTTACGTCCTAAAATACTAGCTTCCCGGCTAATTCTTGCTAACTTATAATCATTTAATATTGAATTTTTAAACAGACTAAAACTTATTTCTTTTCTTTCACCTTTAAAAAAAATATCTTTATATTTTTTATAATTCATATAAATATTATTTTTTTGTAGATTATAATATATAAATTTCCATTTATAAATTTCTTTTTTTAATTTTAAATTAAAATTTTAAGTCTTGTTTTTTTTCTAATATACAAAATGATATATGATAGAAAACTTATTTGGAAATATCACTTGTTCAATTATAAAACCAGATGCTATAGAAAGAAGATATATATTTCCTATTTTTTTTGAAATTTATAAAAATGGATTTCATATTATAGCACTGAAAATGATAAAAATATCTAAAAAATCTTTTGAAAAATTTTACGAAAAACACAAAAGTAAATATTTTTTTGAGTCTTTAATAAAATTTATGTCTTCTGGTCCTATAATATCAATGATTTTGAAAAAAAATAATGCAGTAAAAGATTTTAGATTATTGATAGGAAATACAAATCCATTAATTGCAGAAAAAGGGACTATAAGAAATTTATATGCTACTTCTTTAGAAAAAAATGCAATTCACGGATCTGATAGTAATATAAATGCAATCAGAGAGTGTAGATTTTTTTTTTCTAATGAAGAGATTTTTTATAAAAAAAACTTTTAAAACATTATGAAAAAAAGATTTTTAATAATTATTTCTTTTATTTTCATTTTTATACTAATAACTGGTTCATGGATAATAAAAATTTACAATAATTTAATAAGACTAAATGAAAATATAAAAAACCAATGGGGTCAAGTAGAAAATGTTTATCAACGTAGATCAGATTTAATTCCAAACTTAGTAAATACAGTAAAAGGTTCTGCTTCTTTTGAAAAAGGAACATTAACTCAGATTGTAGAATCAAGAGCAAAAGCTACTTCTATTCATATTAATGCAGATAATTTAAGCCAAGATCAAATAAATAAATTTCAAAAAGCACAGGAAAATTTAAATAATTCTATTGGAAAACTATTTTTTATAATGGAAAATTATCCAACATTGAAAGCAACACAAAATTTTTCTGAGTTGCAAAATCAATTAGAAGGTACTGAAAATAGAATAAATGTAGAAAGAAATAGATTTAATGATCAAGTAAACAACTTCAATACTTATAGGAATCAATTTCCAGAAATTATAATTTCCAATTTTTTTTCTAAATTTAAAGAAAAAGGTTACTTTAAATCTCAAATTAATGCTAATAAAACACCTATAGTAGATTTTTCAGTAATTTTAGTAATTTAAAGAAAATTAGTGACTTCATTCATAATGAATATACTTATAAAAATTCTATTTATCATAATTCCAATAACAATAGTTAATGGACAGTTTAATATACCTAATCATAAACAAAATATAAGTCCTATTCAGGATTATTCTAATGTTTTGTCTAAAGAAGAATTGCATAATCTTAATAAAAAACTACTTAATTATTTTAAAATAACATCTACAGAAATATTAATTATTCTTATTAGAGATCTTAACGGGGAAGATCCTAACGTAGTTGCATATAAATGGGGGGAAAGATGGAGGATAGGCCAGTTTTATAAAAATAATGGAATTGTTATACTTTTATCCATTAATGATAAAAAAATATCTATACAAAATGGATATGGAGTTGAGTCTTATTTAACTGATTTTTTAACTAAAAAAATTATAAATAACATTAAACCATATTTAAAAAATAATCTTTATTATGAAGCAATAGATAATTGTATTAATGATATATTCAAAATATTGAAAAACAATTTTGTTAATAAAAAACCATTGAAAAAAAAAAAACATAGTTTGATATCATGGATTTATGTTTTTGTTTTTTTTGTAATGATATTTATATTTTATAAAAATGGAATGATTAATACTTCTTTGTTAAATACATTATTAATAACTAATTTATTCTTATCTAATAAAAATAATTTTTATGAAGAAGATGAAGATGAATTTGATGGATTAGGTGGAGGGGGAAATTTCGGGGGTGGAGGTAGTAGTGATGATTGGAAATAATAAATATATTATATATAACATTTAATTTTATTATTTTTATTATTTTTGTTCCTTTTTTCCTTTAAAATATTTTATCTGTTCTTTTAATTTTTCTATTTTTTCCAAAGTATCTTTCTCTTTTTTTTTCTCCTTTAAAAGAATTTTTTTAGGAACTGAAATTATATATTTTTTATTCATTAAATTTTTTCTTATCATAAATAATAATCTATTGAAATACTGAATTTTTTTTTCAGTACTAATTATAATTGAAGAAATATTTGAAATTTTTCTATTATTTAAAAATAGAAAAAATTTATCTTCACCTAAAAAAAAAGAAACAAGTGATGATTCATTAGGTACTTTTGAAACTGTAATTATTTTAGATATATTTGCCAATTTTAATATTATATCATCATATTTTTTTTCTTTATTACATTTATTTCTCATAGAAAATAAAATAGTTTTTTCTTTATAAGGAATATTATGTTTTAGCCTTAAATTACGTATTTTAGATATTATTTTAGTTACTTTTTCAAAAGAAACCAATATATTATAATCATAACATTTTTTTTTAGGCCAAAAAGATAACATCAAATTTTCTTTATATTTTCTTTTTTTTAGTAAAATCCATATCTCTTCAGAAATAAAAGGAATATAAGGATGTAATAATTTTAAAATATTTTCAAAGTAAAATACAACATTTAAATATACTTTACTAGATATAATTTTTCCATTATCAGGTTTAATTATTTCAAGGAACCAAGAACAAAAATCAACCCAAAAAAATTTATAAACAATCATTAATGATTCATCTAATCTATATTTTTGAAAATTTTCATCAAAAATTTTCAAAATAAAATAAAAACGATTATTCATCCATTCAATAGCAAGTAATGATAATTTTTCTAATTTATTTATTGAATTTTCTTTATTACATTCATTTTTTTTTTCTTCTACTTTCCAACTTTTAATTAAACGGAAAGCATTCCATATTTTATTAGCAAAATTTCTACCTTGTACACATATTTTTTCATCAAAATGAAAATCTTTACCTGCTGTATTTTTTAACATTAGACCTAAACGTACGGCATCTGCACCATATTTTTTAATTAAAATTATTGGGTCAGGTGAATTATTTAAAGATTTTGATATTTTTTTATTATTAATATCTCTAACAATTCCTGTAAAAAATACTCTTTTGAAAGGTTTTTTATTTTTAAAAAAAAATCCTGATACTATCATACGAGCAACCCAAAAAAATATAATATCAGAACCTGTAACTATATCTTCAGTTGGATAATAATAATCCATTTCTTCATTATTAGGATTAATAATCCCATCAAATCCAGTTATTGGTAAAATCCAAGAAGAAAACCAAGTATCTAAAACATCAGGATCTTTCCAAAGATTATCATATGTCAACATATGATTATTACTTTTATCTATTGCTTTTTTCAAAGCAATATTAATATTTTCTGCTACAACATATTCATTAATTTTTTTCCCATAATAAAAAACAGGTAATCTATGCCCCCACCATAATTGTCTAGAAATATTCCAATCACCAATATTATTCATCCATTTTATATAAATTTTCTTTATTTTTTTAGGATAAAATTTAATATCATTATTCTTTACTGCTTCCATAGCAGGAATAGATATTTCTTTCATTTTTAAAAACCATTGAATAGATAATCTATATTCTATTATTGAAGACGTACGTTCAGAAATAGCTATTTTGTGTTTGTATTTTTCTGTTTTTTCTAATAAATCTAATCTGGTTAATTCATTAACTACCTTTATTCTAGCATCAAAACGATCAATTCCTTTATAATGAAATCCATTTTCATTTATAGTTCCATCTTCATTAAAAATATTTATAATTTCTAATCCATATTTATCTGCAAGTTGTTTATCTTTTTTATCATGGGCTGGAGTTACTTTTAAACATCCTGTTCCAAAATTTATATCTATACATGAATCTCTAATAATAGGAATTACCTTGTTTATTATTGGAACAATAACAAATTTTCCTATTAAATGTGAATAACGAATATCATTATAATTATAACAAACTGCCGTATCACCAAATAAAGTTTCAGGACGTGTTGTCGCTATAGTTATATTATTATTTTCATCTTTTATTTTATATTTTATATAATATAATTTACATGTTTGTTCCTCATGAATAACTTCCTCATCAGAAATTGTAGTTTTAGCAACAGTATCCCAATTTACTACATGATATCCCCTATAAATATATCCTCTATTATAAAGATTAATAAAAATTTTTTTTACGGATTCAGATAATTTTTTACTCATAGTAAACTGTACTCTATTCCAATCACAAGAACATCCAAGTTTTTTAATCTGATTAAAGATAATATTCTTATATTTTTCAGACCATTTAATAACATGAGATAAAAATTTTTCTCTTCCCAAAAAAAATTTAGAAATTCCTTTTTTATTTAATTCCTCTATAACTTTTGCTTCTGTTGCAATAGATGCATGGTCGGTCCCGGGGATCCAACAAGCATTATGATTATGCATTCTTGCATATCTTATTAATACATCCTGTATTGTATTATTTAACATATGACCTATATGTAGACTCCCAGTAACATTTGGTGGGGGCATAATTATAGTGTAAGGAACACGTTTATCAGGAAAAGATGAAAAATAATTATTATTCATCCATAAATCGTATATTTTTTTTTCAATATATTCTGGATTATATTTAATACTAATATCTGACATTACATAAATAAAATAAATTAAAAATAATGAAAATAATATTAATAGCTTCCGTTTCTAAAAACGGATTTATAGGAAAAAATAATGAATTAATGTGGCATATTCCAAATGATTTGATAAGATTTAAAAATTTAACTATGGGAGAAACTATTCTTATGGGGAGAAAAACTTTCGAATCAATAGGAAAAATACTACCAAAAAGAAAAAATATAGTACTAACAAGAAAAAATACTTCGTCAATAGAAAAAACCATAAAGAAACATAATGGATTAGTTATTTCTTCTGTAAAAGAAATAAAAAATTTATCTATAGATAGATTGTTTGTAATAGGTGGTGAGCAAACATATATTTCTTTACTTGATTATGCTAATGTTTTAGAATTAACAATTATTCATAAATGTTTTTTTGGAGATACAAAATTTCCAAAAATATATGAAAAAAAATGGAGTAAAAAATATGAATTTTTTTATGAAAAAGATAAAAAAAATCCATACAATTATAGTTTTATAAGATTTGAAAGAAAATGATGTTTTGTTATTTTTTTTATTATTTTGTAAATTATTCTCTTCTATCTAATTCCTTTTTTATTTTTGCTGCAAGTTCATAAAATTCATTAATTACTGCTTGATTCAATAAAACATTTAGATCATTTTCTGTCATATTTTCCAAATCTTTTTGACTTTTTTCTCTGAAAAATACTCCTATATCTAATTTATCAATGTTCTCTAACTCAATATTATTATTTTCATTATTATACTTATCTTCCTTATCAATATCAATA includes:
- a CDS encoding TPM domain-containing protein codes for the protein MNILIKILFIIIPITIVNGQFNIPNHKQNISPIQDYSNVLSKEELHNLNKKLLNYFKITSTEILIILIRDLNGEDPNVVAYKWGERWRIGQFYKNNGIVILLSINDKKISIQNGYGVESYLTDFLTKKIINNIKPYLKNNLYYEAIDNCINDIFKILKNNFVNKKPLKKKKHSLISWIYVFVFFVMIFIFYKNGMINTSLLNTLLITNLFLSNKNNFYEEDEDEFDGLGGGGNFGGGGSSDDWK
- a CDS encoding LemA family protein, which translates into the protein MKKRFLIIISFIFIFILITGSWIIKIYNNLIRLNENIKNQWGQVENVYQRRSDLIPNLVNTVKGSASFEKGTLTQIVESRAKATSIHINADNLSQDQINKFQKAQENLNNSIGKLFFIMENYPTLKATQNFSELQNQLEGTENRINVERNRFNDQVNNFNTYRNQFPEIIISNFFSKFKEKGYFKSQINANKTPIVDFSVILVI
- a CDS encoding alpha-ketoacid dehydrogenase subunit alpha/beta, encoding MNYKKYKDIFFKGERKEISFSLFKNSILNDYKLARISREASILGRKEVLNGKAKFGIFGDGKEIPQLAMAKVFKNGDIRSGYYRDQTFMMAIGVLTVKNFFSQLYANSNLKEEPTSSGRMMTSHFGTRFLNKDGSWKELVKCKNSSADISSTAAQMPRLLGLAQASKIYKQLNNLNITHKKFSNNGNEIAFGTIGNASISEGLFWETLNAAAVLQIPIIISIWDDEYGISVPNKYQFPKKNISDLLYGFHRNKSEKGIEIIEVNGSDYITLIQKYMLAEKIARYEHVPVIIHITKLTQPQGHSTSSSHERYKSKIRLEWEIKNDGIKKFRNWILNFEYEKDKKFKIATVCCLDKIDFEAKEYVKNEQNKAWEDFKKPINKIRQEVLYIFQKINNSCLDYGKKWIKVHIKNNINKLNNYTNFYTKRSIFSMVRKFLYLSYKVKSKHKEFLKKWIEKKYNKEQEDYSSHLYSISRNSHKKVKEIFPLYNLKDNIFVDGRVILRENFDKLLEMYPDLIIFGEDVGKMGDVNQGLEGLQKKYGKIRIFDTGIRESTIIGQAIGLAMRGLRPIVEIQYIDYILYALQIMSDDLACLHYRTKGGQKAPVIIRTRGHRLEGIWHSGSPMGGILNYLRGILILVPRNMVKAAGFYNTLLSSDDPALVIECLNGYRIKEKLPYNLGIFKTPIGVIEVTRNGKDVTIVTYGSTWRIVNEAAEELDKMNIYVEIIDVQSLLPFDYKKNIVKSLKKTNRLLIVDEDVPGGASAYILQKILDEQKGYYYLDSPPETITAKEHRPPYGSDGDYFSKPSVENIVEKVLKMINNN
- a CDS encoding dihydrofolate reductase — its product is MKIILIASVSKNGFIGKNNELMWHIPNDLIRFKNLTMGETILMGRKTFESIGKILPKRKNIVLTRKNTSSIEKTIKKHNGLVISSVKEIKNLSIDRLFVIGGEQTYISLLDYANVLELTIIHKCFFGDTKFPKIYEKKWSKKYEFFYEKDKKNPYNYSFIRFERK
- a CDS encoding valine--tRNA ligase, whose product is MSDISIKYNPEYIEKKIYDLWMNNNYFSSFPDKRVPYTIIMPPPNVTGSLHIGHMLNNTIQDVLIRYARMHNHNACWIPGTDHASIATEAKVIEELNKKGISKFFLGREKFLSHVIKWSEKYKNIIFNQIKKLGCSCDWNRVQFTMSKKLSESVKKIFINLYNRGYIYRGYHVVNWDTVAKTTISDEEVIHEEQTCKLYYIKYKIKDENNNITIATTRPETLFGDTAVCYNYNDIRYSHLIGKFVIVPIINKVIPIIRDSCIDINFGTGCLKVTPAHDKKDKQLADKYGLEIINIFNEDGTINENGFHYKGIDRFDARIKVVNELTRLDLLEKTEKYKHKIAISERTSSIIEYRLSIQWFLKMKEISIPAMEAVKNNDIKFYPKKIKKIYIKWMNNIGDWNISRQLWWGHRLPVFYYGKKINEYVVAENINIALKKAIDKSNNHMLTYDNLWKDPDVLDTWFSSWILPITGFDGIINPNNEEMDYYYPTEDIVTGSDIIFFWVARMIVSGFFFKNKKPFKRVFFTGIVRDINNKKISKSLNNSPDPIILIKKYGADAVRLGLMLKNTAGKDFHFDEKICVQGRNFANKIWNAFRLIKSWKVEEKKNECNKENSINKLEKLSLLAIEWMNNRFYFILKIFDENFQKYRLDESLMIVYKFFWVDFCSWFLEIIKPDNGKIISSKVYLNVVFYFENILKLLHPYIPFISEEIWILLKKRKYKENLMLSFWPKKKCYDYNILVSFEKVTKIISKIRNLRLKHNIPYKEKTILFSMRNKCNKEKKYDDIILKLANISKIITVSKVPNESSLVSFFLGEDKFFLFLNNRKISNISSIIISTEKKIQYFNRLLFMIRKNLMNKKYIISVPKKILLKEKKKEKDTLEKIEKLKEQIKYFKGKKEQK
- the ndk gene encoding nucleoside-diphosphate kinase — its product is MIENLFGNITCSIIKPDAIERRYIFPIFFEIYKNGFHIIALKMIKISKKSFEKFYEKHKSKYFFESLIKFMSSGPIISMILKKNNAVKDFRLLIGNTNPLIAEKGTIRNLYATSLEKNAIHGSDSNINAIRECRFFFSNEEIFYKKNF